From Terriglobia bacterium, one genomic window encodes:
- a CDS encoding chorismate mutase, with amino-acid sequence MDIAGWRKKIDELDRRLVELLNARALAAKEIGKLKRDTQMPIYEPEREKVIHENVCKHNKGPLPDGDLKQIYERIIDVMRKLQKEEIGGRGRAAGNSELEPKD; translated from the coding sequence ATGGACATCGCAGGTTGGCGGAAGAAGATCGATGAGCTCGACCGCAGGCTGGTCGAACTCCTGAACGCGCGCGCGCTGGCGGCCAAGGAGATCGGAAAGCTGAAGCGCGACACACAGATGCCGATCTACGAGCCGGAGCGGGAGAAGGTCATCCATGAGAACGTGTGCAAGCACAACAAGGGGCCGCTGCCGGACGGCGACTTGAAACAGATTTACGAGCGGATCATCGATGTCATGAGGAAGCTCCAGAAGGAAGAGATCGGCGGGCGAGGGCGGGCGGCGGGTAACTCGGAGCTGGAGCCCAAAGACTGA
- the trpA gene encoding tryptophan synthase subunit alpha has translation MALIFHKRPALIAYLTCGDPDLATTREVALAAIDAGAQVIELGVPFSDPVADGPVIQRASERALANGVTLAQVIGLGREVRQARPQAGLIVFSYLNPILRFGVERFCAAAADAGLDGALVTDLTVEEANEYLACMRSRKLATVFLAAPTSTDQRLRRITAACSGFVYAVSRTGVTGTRQELAADARELVGRLRRYTKLPVAVGFGISTAEQFAAVGQFADAGVVGSAIVQTIEKAGRGKAAEAVGALVQGMIGAVSRQAEGIE, from the coding sequence ATGGCACTCATTTTTCACAAGCGGCCAGCACTCATAGCGTATCTCACGTGCGGCGATCCGGACCTGGCGACCACGCGGGAGGTGGCGCTGGCGGCGATCGACGCGGGCGCGCAGGTGATCGAACTGGGCGTGCCCTTCAGCGATCCGGTGGCCGACGGGCCGGTGATCCAGCGGGCCAGCGAGCGGGCTTTGGCGAATGGCGTGACGCTGGCGCAGGTGATCGGGCTGGGCCGCGAAGTGCGCCAGGCTCGTCCCCAAGCCGGGCTGATCGTGTTCTCGTACCTGAACCCCATCCTGCGCTTCGGGGTGGAGCGCTTCTGCGCAGCGGCGGCGGACGCCGGGCTGGACGGCGCGCTAGTCACCGATTTGACCGTCGAAGAGGCCAACGAGTACCTGGCGTGCATGCGGTCGCGCAAGCTGGCGACGGTGTTCCTGGCGGCGCCCACTTCGACCGACCAGCGGCTGCGGCGGATCACAGCGGCCTGTAGCGGTTTCGTGTACGCTGTGTCGCGCACGGGCGTGACTGGAACGCGGCAGGAGCTGGCGGCCGATGCGCGGGAACTGGTGGGCCGGCTGCGCCGGTACACCAAGCTGCCCGTCGCAGTCGGATTCGGGATCTCCACGGCAGAGCAGTTTGCGGCGGTGGGACAGTTCGCCGACGCAGGAGTGGTCGGCAGCGCCATCGTGCAGACGATCGAGAAGGCTGGACGAGGGAAGGCGGCGGAGGCGGTAGGAGCATTGGTGCAAGGAATGATCGGAGCCGTCAGCCGTCAGGCAGAAGGGATAGAGTAG
- a CDS encoding four helix bundle protein translates to MVDLHQQLRERSKQFAVRIVRLSNHLPKTREGDVLARQLLRSGTSVAANYRAAGRSRSRADFISKISIAVEEADETVFWLELLHESGLVNSNRLEPLILEAKELLAIFSASRRTAKAD, encoded by the coding sequence ATGGTTGATCTTCATCAGCAGCTCCGAGAACGAAGCAAGCAGTTCGCTGTTCGGATCGTGCGACTGTCAAACCATCTGCCCAAGACTCGGGAAGGGGACGTGCTTGCGAGGCAATTGTTGCGTTCAGGTACGTCGGTCGCGGCGAATTACCGAGCCGCAGGTCGATCCAGATCTCGCGCCGATTTCATTTCCAAGATCTCGATCGCTGTGGAAGAAGCCGACGAAACCGTCTTCTGGCTCGAACTCCTTCACGAATCCGGGCTGGTGAACTCGAACCGCCTCGAACCCCTTATCTTGGAAGCTAAGGAGTTGCTGGCGATATTTTCCGCCTCGAGGCGCACGGCAAAAGCAGATTAG
- the trpB gene encoding tryptophan synthase subunit beta — translation MKAKSKTFRTKAAGGDARRRAGGTPALHVPGRFGAYGGRYVPETLMAALEQLERAYESAKKDKKFQGELRRLLEDYAGRPTPLTYARRLTKKLGGAKIYLKREDLLHTGAHKINNCLGQALLAERMGKRRIIAETGAGQHGVATATVCALFGFECVVYMGTEDMRRQELNVFRMRLLGAEVRGVDAGSRTLKDAINEAMRDWVTNVRTTHYLLGSVLGAHPYPTMVRDFHKVIGKEARAQILKAEKRLPSAVIACVGGGSNAIGIFYEFLADKNVRLIGVEAGGRGGRLGDHAARVAAGIEGGVPGVLQGTYTYVLQDEAGQIAPTHSVSAGLDYPALGPEHAALADAGRAEYVAASDEEALEACVTLAQTEGIIPALESAHAVAEVIKRAPKMRKTDIVVVNISGRGDKDVGILIEQLKL, via the coding sequence ATCAAGGCAAAATCGAAGACGTTTCGGACGAAGGCTGCTGGCGGGGACGCCCGCAGGAGAGCCGGCGGGACGCCAGCGCTACATGTCCCGGGGCGGTTTGGCGCGTATGGCGGAAGGTACGTCCCGGAAACGTTGATGGCGGCGCTGGAGCAACTAGAGCGCGCCTACGAATCCGCCAAGAAGGACAAGAAATTCCAGGGCGAACTCCGACGGCTACTCGAAGATTACGCGGGACGTCCGACGCCGCTGACTTACGCGCGGCGGCTGACGAAGAAGCTGGGCGGAGCCAAGATCTACCTGAAACGCGAGGACCTGCTGCACACGGGCGCGCACAAGATCAACAACTGCCTGGGGCAGGCGCTGCTGGCCGAACGCATGGGCAAGCGGCGGATCATCGCCGAGACCGGCGCGGGGCAGCACGGCGTGGCCACGGCCACGGTCTGCGCGCTGTTCGGATTCGAGTGCGTGGTGTATATGGGCACCGAAGACATGCGACGGCAGGAGCTGAACGTCTTCCGCATGCGGCTTCTGGGGGCCGAGGTGCGCGGCGTGGACGCGGGCTCACGCACTCTGAAAGACGCCATCAACGAGGCCATGCGCGACTGGGTGACGAACGTGCGCACGACGCACTACCTGCTGGGCAGCGTGCTGGGGGCGCATCCGTATCCGACCATGGTGCGTGACTTCCACAAGGTGATCGGCAAAGAGGCGCGGGCGCAAATCCTGAAGGCGGAGAAACGGCTGCCCAGCGCGGTGATCGCGTGTGTGGGCGGCGGATCGAACGCGATAGGGATCTTCTACGAGTTTCTGGCGGACAAGAACGTACGGCTGATCGGGGTTGAGGCGGGCGGGCGCGGAGGACGATTAGGCGATCACGCGGCGCGGGTCGCAGCGGGAATCGAGGGCGGCGTGCCGGGCGTGCTGCAAGGGACATACACCTACGTTCTCCAGGACGAGGCGGGGCAGATCGCGCCGACGCACTCGGTGTCGGCGGGGCTGGATTATCCGGCGCTGGGCCCGGAGCACGCAGCCCTGGCGGACGCGGGCCGGGCAGAGTACGTCGCGGCGAGCGACGAGGAAGCGCTGGAGGCTTGCGTGACGCTGGCGCAGACCGAGGGCATCATCCCGGCGCTGGAGTCGGCGCATGCGGTCGCGGAGGTCATCAAGCGCGCGCCGAAGATGAGGAAGACAGACATCGTGGTGGTCAATATCTCCGGGCGCGGCGACAAGGACGTGGGCATCCTGATCGAGCAGCTCAAGCTCTGA
- a CDS encoding phosphoribosylanthranilate isomerase, producing MMWVKICGTTNLEDARVAVEAGADALGFIFAPSPRRISPKDAKKIIAELPKEVEKVGVFVNQKLEIVRDTIEVAGLTAIQFHGEEEPEFASLFKKYKVRVYKALRAETVRHEADRFDGIADALFVDAGTPKKRGGTGRTFDWDEAAPFVRLLRRRAKVVIAGGLEPGNVSRAIELFQPWGVDVVSGVEKEPGKKDHEKVRAFVKAAKEAADRVIG from the coding sequence ATCATGTGGGTGAAGATCTGCGGGACGACGAACCTGGAGGATGCGCGCGTGGCGGTGGAGGCCGGGGCCGACGCGCTGGGCTTCATCTTCGCTCCCAGCCCGCGCAGGATCAGCCCGAAGGATGCGAAGAAGATCATCGCGGAGCTGCCGAAGGAAGTCGAAAAGGTTGGAGTGTTCGTGAACCAAAAGCTGGAAATCGTTCGCGACACAATCGAAGTTGCGGGACTCACGGCGATCCAGTTCCACGGCGAGGAAGAACCCGAGTTCGCCAGCTTGTTCAAGAAATATAAGGTCCGTGTCTACAAGGCATTGCGGGCCGAAACGGTGCGGCACGAGGCAGATCGGTTCGATGGCATCGCGGACGCACTGTTCGTGGATGCTGGAACCCCCAAGAAGCGAGGCGGCACAGGAAGGACGTTCGACTGGGATGAGGCCGCTCCCTTCGTTCGTCTGCTGCGGCGGCGAGCGAAGGTCGTCATCGCGGGCGGGCTGGAGCCAGGTAACGTTTCCCGCGCGATCGAACTCTTTCAACCATGGGGCGTCGACGTGGTGAGCGGAGTGGAGAAAGAGCCGGGGAAGAAAGATCACGAGAAGGTCAGGGCGTTTGTGAAGGCGGCGAAGGAAGCTGCGGATCGGGTCATCGGGTGA
- a CDS encoding four helix bundle protein codes for MSLEQHDELRRRTKQFALRIIRLSRSLPENREGDVFGRQLLRAGTSVAANYRAAGRSRSKADFVSKISVVVEETDETVFWLELLQESGFVSGERLEPLLDEANQLVAIFSASRRTAKA; via the coding sequence ATGAGCCTTGAACAGCACGACGAACTAAGGAGACGAACGAAGCAATTCGCACTCCGTATCATCAGGCTTAGTCGATCTCTACCGGAGAATCGAGAGGGCGATGTGTTCGGAAGGCAGCTACTGCGCGCCGGTACCAGCGTTGCAGCAAATTACCGGGCTGCCGGGCGATCGCGCTCCAAGGCAGACTTCGTTTCCAAGATCAGTGTTGTGGTGGAAGAAACGGACGAAACGGTCTTCTGGCTGGAGTTGCTGCAGGAATCCGGATTCGTTTCTGGTGAACGGCTTGAGCCGCTCTTGGACGAAGCAAATCAGCTGGTCGCAATCTTTTCTGCATCGCGGCGTACGGCAAAGGCCTAG
- the trpC gene encoding indole-3-glycerol phosphate synthase TrpC: MPVTLEQIVAVTRKKIIGWKRTVDERELERLAETRTPRRFQEALLRAGARGPAIIAELKKASPSKGVIRGTLHVAPLALGFREAGAAALSVLTEEEFFQGSIANLTEAAAATDLPVLRKDFIVDRLQILETRAAGGDAVLLIIGALAPAEFTHLYGQAVDIGLDVLCEVHDEKELELAKTVGANLIGVNNRDLHTFEVDLNTALRLAPMLPKGAVRVAESGIRSGADIRALREAGYHAFLIGESLMRAESPEEALRRLIAEAKAPPLGAAGVANWGAGTKD; encoded by the coding sequence ATGCCTGTGACGCTGGAACAAATCGTTGCCGTGACGCGGAAGAAGATCATCGGCTGGAAGCGCACGGTGGACGAGCGCGAGCTGGAGCGGCTGGCGGAGACGCGCACGCCGCGGAGGTTTCAGGAGGCACTGTTGCGGGCCGGAGCCCGCGGGCCAGCGATCATCGCGGAGCTGAAGAAGGCCTCGCCGTCGAAGGGCGTGATCCGCGGGACGCTGCACGTGGCACCGCTGGCGCTGGGCTTCCGGGAGGCCGGGGCGGCGGCTCTGTCGGTACTGACCGAAGAGGAATTTTTCCAGGGATCGATCGCGAACCTGACCGAGGCGGCGGCAGCGACGGACCTGCCCGTCCTGCGTAAAGACTTCATCGTGGACCGGCTGCAGATCCTGGAGACGCGCGCGGCAGGCGGAGATGCGGTGCTGCTGATCATCGGGGCGCTGGCGCCGGCGGAGTTCACCCACCTGTACGGACAAGCGGTGGACATCGGGCTCGACGTGCTGTGCGAAGTGCATGACGAGAAGGAACTGGAGCTGGCGAAAACCGTAGGCGCCAACCTGATCGGAGTGAACAATCGCGACCTGCACACCTTCGAGGTGGACTTGAATACCGCGCTGCGCCTGGCGCCCATGCTGCCCAAGGGCGCGGTACGCGTCGCGGAGAGCGGGATCCGCAGCGGCGCCGACATCCGGGCGCTGCGCGAGGCGGGATACCACGCGTTCCTGATCGGCGAGTCGCTGATGAGGGCGGAATCGCCGGAGGAAGCGCTGCGGCGATTGATCGCGGAGGCCAAGGCGCCGCCGCTGGGCGCGGCGGGCGTGGCGAACTGGGGAGCGGGAACGAAGGACTAA
- a CDS encoding OsmC family protein, with amino-acid sequence MQRKGSAVWKGGLKDGKGTVSTASGVLKDTQYSFATRFENGAGTNPEELIAAAHAGCFSMALSAQLGNMGITPEAIETTATVTMEKLEPGFTITAVHLDVTARIPGADRAKFDQAAQNAKEGCPVSRVLHARITMDAKLAGEKAA; translated from the coding sequence ATGCAACGGAAAGGCAGTGCGGTGTGGAAGGGCGGTTTGAAGGACGGTAAGGGCACCGTGTCGACCGCCAGCGGAGTACTGAAAGACACACAGTATTCCTTCGCGACGCGCTTCGAGAACGGCGCCGGGACGAACCCCGAGGAACTGATCGCGGCGGCGCACGCGGGCTGCTTCTCGATGGCGCTTTCGGCGCAGCTCGGCAACATGGGCATCACGCCGGAGGCGATCGAGACCACCGCGACGGTGACCATGGAGAAGCTGGAGCCGGGATTCACCATCACCGCCGTGCACTTGGATGTGACGGCGCGCATCCCCGGAGCCGATCGAGCAAAATTCGACCAGGCGGCCCAAAACGCCAAGGAAGGCTGCCCGGTGTCGCGCGTGTTGCATGCGAGGATCACCATGGACGCGAAACTGGCGGGAGAAAAAGCGGCATAA
- a CDS encoding DUF1778 domain-containing protein, whose product MLLRCTREEAEMIRTAAALERRTISGFILNAVMYRIRARSEILPKVQPRKKEEE is encoded by the coding sequence ATGCTGCTCCGCTGTACCCGGGAGGAAGCGGAGATGATCCGCACCGCCGCTGCTCTCGAGCGCCGCACCATCAGCGGCTTCATCCTCAATGCCGTGATGTATCGCATTCGCGCCCGCAGCGAGATCCTCCCCAAGGTCCAGCCGCGCAAGAAAGAGGAAGAGTAA
- a CDS encoding VOC family protein, whose amino-acid sequence MPAKAGYWTSMLHVADVARSIHFYELLGFELIDTQGDGGCIGWARLHCEGGAIMLFLAEDEHPVDPRTQSQPAYMYTPDLAALRDHLLSNGVNVSRINRPPYMTSGEVRVEDPDGYVIFIGHWGDAEHTAWLAAIDEKKKTGSLRPRG is encoded by the coding sequence ATGCCCGCGAAAGCCGGATACTGGACCTCCATGCTGCACGTCGCCGACGTGGCCCGCTCCATCCATTTCTATGAGTTGCTGGGATTCGAGCTCATCGACACCCAGGGCGACGGCGGATGCATCGGATGGGCGCGCCTGCACTGCGAAGGCGGCGCCATCATGCTCTTCCTCGCAGAAGACGAACACCCGGTCGATCCCCGCACCCAATCCCAGCCCGCCTACATGTACACGCCCGATCTCGCCGCGCTGCGCGATCACCTGCTGTCCAACGGAGTGAATGTGTCGCGTATCAACCGCCCACCCTACATGACCAGCGGAGAAGTCCGGGTCGAGGACCCCGACGGTTACGTCATCTTCATCGGACACTGGGGCGACGCCGAACATACCGCCTGGCTGGCCGCGATCGACGAAAAGAAAAAAACCGGCAGCCTGCGGCCTCGCGGCTAG
- a CDS encoding DUF4440 domain-containing protein, which translates to MPAAVDPDLQRLLDDYCAAYNAGETDKVLAHLAEDALTLSPDQAPVRGREAHRKYFEAGFAREPQRKLTLSSIRSQRFGDLLYDAGEWANTVGESPGSPGSPKSPGSRSSSGYYLTVFRREGDRWKVLATTFNVKQ; encoded by the coding sequence ATGCCTGCGGCCGTCGATCCCGACCTCCAGCGCCTGCTGGACGACTACTGCGCCGCCTACAATGCCGGCGAGACGGACAAGGTCCTGGCGCATCTCGCCGAGGACGCGCTCACCCTCTCGCCCGACCAGGCGCCGGTGCGCGGGCGCGAGGCGCATCGCAAGTACTTCGAGGCGGGCTTCGCGCGCGAGCCCCAGCGCAAGCTGACGCTGAGCTCGATCCGCAGCCAGCGTTTCGGCGACCTGCTCTACGATGCCGGCGAGTGGGCGAATACCGTCGGGGAATCGCCGGGATCGCCGGGATCGCCGAAATCGCCGGGATCGCGTTCTTCCTCCGGCTACTACCTCACCGTCTTCCGCAGGGAGGGAGATCGGTGGAAGGTGTTAGCCACAACCTTCAACGTGAAGCAGTAG
- a CDS encoding superinfection exclusion B family protein: MADVAGSVLNALNWLKSPKRWFAVLLVAGALLAAPPVALERLGLTKFRITYLPWIGLTFLVCGAVLISEGTVGIFTWIKNRRAVKAVQNEILNYLRSLTPPEKFLLAKYFSPRTDTQYFSAANGLVSGLEAKSLIYRSSHVGNLLRGTPTFAYNIQPWIRDYIDEHPEILAGAQPPEPTPLEAFWRGFR, translated from the coding sequence ATGGCAGACGTTGCGGGATCAGTTCTGAACGCTCTAAATTGGCTGAAATCTCCCAAGCGGTGGTTCGCAGTCTTGTTGGTTGCTGGGGCGCTGCTGGCTGCACCGCCAGTTGCACTCGAGCGCTTAGGACTGACGAAGTTCCGGATCACTTACCTGCCGTGGATTGGCCTCACTTTTCTTGTCTGTGGGGCCGTCCTAATCTCAGAGGGAACGGTGGGCATCTTTACATGGATCAAGAACCGCCGCGCCGTAAAGGCCGTCCAGAACGAAATACTGAACTATTTGCGGTCACTTACTCCGCCGGAAAAGTTCCTTCTTGCAAAGTACTTCTCGCCGCGGACTGATACCCAGTACTTCAGCGCCGCAAACGGGTTGGTGTCTGGACTTGAGGCAAAAAGTCTCATTTACCGTAGTTCCCACGTCGGCAACCTGCTGCGCGGAACGCCCACGTTTGCTTACAATATTCAGCCTTGGATCAGAGACTATATCGATGAGCACCCAGAGATTCTCGCGGGAGCGCAACCACCCGAACCGACACCACTGGAAGCGTTTTGGCGTGGTTTTCGCTAA
- a CDS encoding AAA family ATPase, whose amino-acid sequence MATDLRISNYRCFSSRKPLDIRLDAGFKAYVGLNNSGKSTILKFFHDFRHIFSLFAINTDEFRSALVGNELAFPQPAAVLDLEEIFFNENDEDLSIEVALSNVADGDTVTKATINLSRATRRYTVTFSRSGAVIQGQQMKKENYEIQGTKVVADRVYQFKDVLEAFTTLSRAYYVPAFRHLTAYSPTTQSGGNLLYYDINVGRPFIDVWDQLQNGTRQSDRERIYQLVRELKSVFGFDELQITASQGHHTLNVAIDGKSYPLQDLGAGIAQFIAVLGNAAFKRPSYILIDEPELNLHPTLQVQFLTTLAAYASDGVLFATHNIGLAREVADEIYSVTNSRKGTEVLPIGENIRLGELLGELNYSGYRELGFDKVLLVEGRTDVRTYIEFLRVLGKDHQFLVVPLGGAGFINADCREELQELTRISPNCFCVIDSEKQAAADAVAQPRAAFAQICTDLNINCRILERRATENYFPNRAVKAAFGNGFRAFGDFELRNQMPNCWPKAHNWRAARLISKDELLATDLGQFLQAI is encoded by the coding sequence ATGGCAACCGACCTGCGAATCTCGAATTACAGATGTTTTTCGTCTAGAAAGCCTCTGGACATTCGCCTAGATGCTGGCTTCAAAGCCTATGTAGGACTTAACAACAGCGGAAAATCTACAATTCTGAAATTCTTTCACGACTTCCGTCACATATTCTCATTGTTCGCTATTAACACTGACGAATTCCGTTCGGCTCTCGTCGGGAATGAACTCGCCTTTCCCCAGCCTGCTGCTGTTCTGGATCTGGAGGAGATTTTTTTTAATGAAAATGATGAGGACCTAAGTATCGAAGTTGCACTTTCGAATGTGGCTGATGGCGACACGGTAACAAAGGCTACGATTAACCTGTCGCGGGCGACACGACGGTACACTGTCACCTTTTCAAGATCGGGAGCCGTGATCCAAGGGCAACAAATGAAGAAGGAAAACTACGAGATACAGGGCACGAAAGTGGTGGCAGACAGGGTGTATCAGTTCAAGGATGTATTGGAGGCGTTTACAACGCTTTCTAGAGCATACTACGTGCCCGCTTTCCGTCATTTGACTGCTTACAGTCCTACGACACAAAGTGGTGGAAACCTCCTTTATTACGACATCAATGTCGGCAGGCCCTTCATCGATGTTTGGGACCAGCTCCAAAATGGGACTAGGCAAAGTGACAGAGAACGGATTTATCAGCTCGTTCGCGAGCTGAAGTCGGTCTTCGGTTTTGACGAACTGCAAATCACGGCATCACAGGGTCACCACACACTGAACGTCGCAATCGACGGCAAGTCGTACCCCTTACAAGACCTCGGCGCAGGCATCGCGCAGTTTATCGCTGTTCTCGGCAATGCTGCCTTTAAGCGACCTTCTTACATTCTTATCGATGAACCAGAACTTAATCTTCACCCAACACTGCAAGTGCAATTCTTAACTACGCTGGCAGCGTATGCATCTGATGGGGTGCTTTTCGCTACTCACAACATCGGCCTTGCACGTGAAGTCGCTGATGAGATTTACAGCGTCACGAATTCCCGCAAAGGCACAGAAGTGCTGCCTATCGGTGAGAACATCCGTCTCGGCGAACTTCTTGGGGAGCTGAATTATTCCGGTTATAGGGAGTTGGGATTTGACAAAGTTTTGCTTGTGGAGGGGAGAACGGATGTCCGCACCTATATTGAGTTTTTACGTGTTCTCGGCAAAGATCATCAGTTCCTGGTTGTCCCACTTGGAGGGGCAGGTTTCATCAACGCAGATTGTAGGGAAGAGCTCCAAGAGCTAACGAGAATCAGCCCCAACTGTTTTTGCGTTATTGACAGCGAGAAGCAAGCTGCCGCAGACGCTGTCGCTCAGCCTCGGGCCGCTTTTGCGCAAATCTGCACCGACCTGAACATTAATTGTCGCATTCTCGAAAGGCGTGCTACCGAAAACTACTTTCCTAATCGAGCTGTAAAGGCGGCATTCGGCAATGGCTTTCGTGCTTTTGGTGATTTCGAGTTACGAAATCAGATGCCCAATTGTTGGCCCAAGGCTCACAACTGGCGCGCTGCACGGCTGATTTCTAAGGACGAGTTACTTGCGACTGATTTGGGGCAGTTCTTGCAGGCCATCTAA
- a CDS encoding cytochrome c produces MVVVPGVILAGLDAGAGDATQKSTLPATTIERTPQRMARGKYLVEGLAHCFRCHSNNDFKHLNGLAPRDKKGGGNVIPADESPAPPPARLVCPNISPDRETGAGTWKDEDFVRAIRQGIGHDGRTLHPMMPYWNLRVMSDEDLASVIVYVRSIPAVRNPLPKRWLPQEPELRTVPLFPSPPAPAGASEQVRHGEYLARVGNCAACHSGLDPERQPVPGMAMAGGRVLRGRWGLVTSPNITPDASGIGYYDERKFIAVMRTGHVGARKLSPVMPWADFRNLTDADLKALFAYLRTLPPVQHRVDNTEVATYCPKCRNRHGMGERN; encoded by the coding sequence TTGGTTGTCGTTCCAGGGGTCATTCTCGCTGGGCTGGACGCGGGCGCCGGCGACGCTACTCAAAAATCTACGCTCCCGGCGACGACAATCGAGCGCACGCCGCAGCGGATGGCGCGCGGCAAGTATCTGGTGGAAGGGCTGGCGCACTGCTTCCGCTGCCACTCCAACAACGACTTCAAGCATCTGAACGGTCTAGCACCGCGGGATAAGAAAGGCGGAGGCAACGTGATCCCCGCGGACGAGAGCCCGGCGCCACCGCCGGCGCGGCTGGTCTGTCCCAACATCTCGCCCGACCGGGAGACGGGCGCGGGCACGTGGAAGGACGAGGATTTCGTGCGCGCCATCCGCCAGGGCATCGGACACGACGGCCGCACGCTGCATCCCATGATGCCCTACTGGAACCTGCGGGTGATGAGCGACGAGGACCTGGCCTCGGTGATCGTCTATGTGCGCAGCATCCCGGCGGTGCGCAACCCGCTTCCCAAACGGTGGTTGCCGCAAGAGCCGGAGCTACGGACGGTTCCCCTGTTCCCCTCGCCTCCTGCGCCCGCGGGAGCGTCCGAGCAGGTGCGCCACGGCGAGTACCTGGCGCGGGTGGGGAACTGCGCGGCGTGTCACAGCGGCCTGGATCCGGAGCGCCAGCCGGTGCCGGGGATGGCGATGGCGGGGGGCCGGGTGCTGCGCGGCCGGTGGGGCCTGGTGACCTCGCCGAACATCACCCCCGACGCCTCGGGGATCGGCTACTACGACGAGCGGAAGTTCATCGCGGTGATGCGCACGGGGCACGTGGGGGCGCGCAAGCTGAGCCCGGTGATGCCGTGGGCGGATTTCCGCAATCTGACCGACGCCGACCTGAAGGCGCTGTTCGCGTATCTGCGGACGCTGCCGCCGGTGCAGCATCGGGTGGACAATACCGAGGTGGCCACCTACTGTCCCAAGTGCCGCAACCGGCATGGGATGGGGGAGAGGAACTGA